A genomic segment from Clostridium pasteurianum BC1 encodes:
- a CDS encoding carbohydrate ABC transporter permease — translation MRNEKLLDKKLLIFDSEVKYKKKYKKAQTKDAIAFILPHFIGFTVFILLSIISTFVISFYKWDLLTPAKFVGLQNYIDIFTNDILATKVFQNTLYYTVVSVILIDVLSLLIALGLNQKIKGIKILRAIYFLPTVASLVGVSLVWIYIYNTNYGLLNFSLRKVGISNVPAWLSDKNWSMIAVIIMSVWGQIGTFVIIYLGGLKNIPENLYEAAEIDGVTKWGKFKNITVPLLSPTTFFVVVMTVINSFQVFEQAYILTNGGPNFSTTTMVLYLYNTGFQSHKMGYACALGWILFLCIFIITLFQNKFQKKWVNYD, via the coding sequence ATGAGAAATGAGAAATTATTAGATAAAAAACTTCTGATTTTTGATAGTGAAGTAAAATATAAAAAAAAGTATAAAAAAGCTCAAACAAAGGATGCTATAGCTTTTATTTTACCGCATTTTATTGGATTTACTGTTTTTATATTATTAAGTATAATTTCTACTTTTGTAATCAGCTTTTACAAATGGGATTTATTGACACCTGCAAAATTTGTAGGATTACAAAATTACATTGATATTTTCACTAATGATATTTTAGCAACAAAAGTCTTTCAAAACACATTATATTATACCGTTGTGTCTGTTATTTTAATTGATGTTTTGTCATTACTAATTGCACTTGGGCTTAATCAAAAAATTAAAGGTATAAAAATTTTAAGAGCCATATATTTTTTGCCAACAGTGGCGTCTCTTGTAGGAGTATCTCTAGTTTGGATATATATTTATAATACAAATTATGGATTGTTGAATTTTTCATTGAGAAAAGTTGGTATTTCAAATGTTCCAGCCTGGCTTTCTGATAAGAATTGGTCAATGATAGCAGTTATCATTATGAGTGTATGGGGGCAGATAGGGACCTTTGTAATAATTTATCTAGGTGGACTAAAAAATATACCAGAGAATTTATATGAAGCTGCGGAAATAGATGGGGTTACAAAATGGGGAAAATTCAAAAATATAACAGTTCCTTTGCTTAGTCCTACTACATTTTTCGTTGTTGTGATGACGGTGATAAATTCCTTTCAGGTTTTTGAACAAGCATATATTTTAACTAATGGTGGCCCTAATTTTAGTACAACCACTATGGTACTATATTTGTATAATACTGGCTTTCAATCTCATAAAATGGGTTATGCCTGCGCTTTGGGATGGATATTATTTCTGTGTATTTTTATTATAACCTTGTTTCAAAATAAATTTCAAAAGAAATGGGTGAATTATGATTGA
- a CDS encoding DUF3021 domain-containing protein — MTIKKAILRGLLGIPVGVFISTTIGLIISLIYGKLAVIPAANETVNPLSAYTIQYVVSIVIGFVFAFGSTIFEVDKWSIAKQTTIHFLLTSIVFLPCAVLAGWVDSDFLSIAIYFAIFIFIYIVIWISQYFAWKNKITKLNKELKNR, encoded by the coding sequence ATGACTATAAAAAAAGCGATATTAAGAGGACTTTTAGGAATTCCTGTAGGAGTTTTTATAAGTACAACTATTGGACTAATTATTTCATTAATTTATGGAAAACTAGCTGTTATTCCCGCAGCAAATGAAACAGTAAATCCTCTATCAGCTTATACAATTCAATATGTTGTAAGTATTGTTATTGGATTTGTCTTTGCCTTTGGCTCAACTATATTTGAAGTTGATAAGTGGAGTATTGCAAAGCAGACTACTATACATTTTCTTCTTACTTCAATAGTATTCCTTCCCTGTGCCGTATTAGCAGGATGGGTGGATTCTGATTTCTTATCTATAGCTATATATTTTGCAATTTTTATTTTCATATATATTGTGATTTGGATTAGTCAATATTTTGCTTGGAAAAATAAAATCACAAAATTAAATAAAGAACTCAAGAATAGATAA
- a CDS encoding pyridoxamine 5'-phosphate oxidase family protein, translating into MAILTEEMKNVLKVVGKGGAVVHLTTCSKGGKPNIVAERFVTSYKDEYILIAEMFAQKTKVNLNENPIGSITIAHPVKEHSWAFRGPCTVISHAAPANYKWNDIIAGEVLNEWGDWAAKEPPDEVPPDIAPPKLAQRGIIALKVEEVYSFDPDNAGQRII; encoded by the coding sequence ATGGCAATTCTAACAGAGGAAATGAAAAATGTATTAAAAGTTGTAGGAAAAGGTGGAGCAGTAGTTCATCTTACCACATGCAGTAAAGGCGGAAAACCAAACATAGTAGCAGAAAGGTTTGTTACAAGTTACAAGGATGAATATATTTTGATTGCTGAAATGTTTGCCCAGAAAACTAAGGTTAACCTAAATGAAAATCCAATTGGAAGTATAACTATTGCTCATCCTGTTAAAGAACATTCTTGGGCTTTTAGAGGACCTTGCACAGTAATCAGTCATGCGGCTCCTGCAAATTATAAATGGAATGATATTATAGCTGGAGAGGTTTTAAACGAATGGGGAGATTGGGCAGCTAAAGAACCACCAGATGAGGTTCCCCCAGATATTGCACCACCTAAACTTGCACAACGCGGTATTATCGCATTAAAAGTTGAAGAAGTTTATTCTTTTGACCCTGACAATGCAGGGCAAAGAATTATATAG
- a CDS encoding family 4 glycosyl hydrolase alpha-galactosidase/6-phospho-beta-glucosidase, whose translation MEIALIGGGGVRTVFFTKSIIKRSEKIGIDSLVLMDNDEKRLNIITKLCSEAAKEMNSKINIRKTIIIEDAVKNADFIVTTIRVGKEKARANDERIALKYGVLGQETTGAGGFSMAIRTIPVALNYYKLISEINPKAWILNFTNPSGLVTQAARDKGLHKVIGICDAPSELKSQIAAAEKVEYSKLDFEQYGINHLSWTRKVVDSSNNKDVIKNLLQDDRKLEKINALAVFEKDLINMLGVLPNEYLYYYYYREKSIKNILSSNYTRGEYIEKINNEMFYLLEKIDINNKPKEALQIYYKYCNMRENSYMSVETNEDKLNNREKKLELDFEGYAGVALDFIEGINNEKSKEIILSVPNEGAIANMKDDDVVEVTCNIGKSTVKPISIGEVSEETLLLMKQVKLYEKLTIDAVFNKSRKRAYEALMAHPLVGSYSISRSIVDEYLNVNKEYVGVWK comes from the coding sequence GTGGAAATAGCATTAATAGGCGGAGGCGGAGTTCGAACAGTATTCTTTACTAAATCCATTATAAAAAGATCAGAAAAAATTGGCATAGATAGTTTAGTACTGATGGATAATGATGAAAAAAGACTAAATATAATTACTAAATTATGTTCGGAAGCAGCAAAGGAAATGAATTCGAAGATAAATATAAGAAAGACTATCATAATAGAAGATGCTGTAAAGAATGCTGATTTTATTGTTACAACAATACGTGTAGGCAAGGAAAAGGCCAGAGCAAATGATGAGAGAATAGCTTTGAAATATGGGGTGCTAGGACAGGAAACAACTGGAGCAGGTGGCTTTTCAATGGCAATACGAACTATTCCGGTAGCACTAAATTACTATAAATTAATAAGTGAGATTAATCCCAAAGCATGGATTTTAAATTTTACTAATCCATCAGGACTTGTAACTCAAGCAGCAAGAGATAAGGGGCTCCATAAAGTCATTGGAATATGTGATGCACCTAGTGAATTAAAATCTCAAATTGCGGCTGCTGAAAAAGTAGAATATTCAAAGCTGGATTTTGAGCAATATGGGATTAATCACCTTTCATGGACAAGGAAAGTAGTAGATAGCTCAAATAATAAAGATGTTATTAAAAATTTATTACAGGATGATAGAAAATTAGAAAAAATAAATGCATTGGCAGTATTTGAAAAAGACTTGATTAATATGCTGGGAGTACTTCCAAATGAATATTTATATTACTATTATTATAGAGAAAAATCAATAAAAAACATATTGTCATCAAACTATACAAGAGGAGAATATATCGAAAAAATTAATAATGAAATGTTTTATTTATTGGAAAAAATTGATATAAACAATAAACCCAAAGAGGCGTTACAAATATATTATAAGTACTGTAATATGAGGGAAAATAGCTACATGTCAGTAGAAACTAATGAAGATAAGCTTAATAATAGAGAAAAAAAATTAGAACTAGATTTTGAGGGATATGCTGGTGTAGCTCTTGACTTTATTGAAGGAATTAATAATGAAAAGAGTAAAGAAATAATTTTATCGGTTCCAAATGAGGGGGCCATAGCTAATATGAAGGATGATGATGTGGTTGAAGTGACCTGTAATATTGGAAAGAGTACAGTTAAACCTATAAGCATAGGGGAAGTCTCTGAAGAAACATTATTGCTTATGAAACAAGTAAAATTATATGAAAAATTAACAATTGATGCAGTGTTTAATAAATCAAGAAAAAGGGCCTATGAAGCGTTAATGGCACATCCTCTAGTTGGTTCATATTCAATTTCAAGAAGTATTGTTGACGAATACTTAAATGTAAATAAAGAATATGTTGGAGTTTGGAAATAA
- a CDS encoding ABC transporter substrate-binding protein, translating to MKKTKKISVIILLVIVIASLIAGCSNESSSNNSSSDKQVTIVWSYWGDPWEVAIDKKIAADFEATHKNIKIEQQYAPWSSYFQKLQTQWSGGTSPDVMFLNNTVSYAKTGVLQEITPLAKKYGYNLDDYYPEQLKEFQYDGKLYGVPRDNDTKVLFYNKKLFDDAKIPYPDKNLTWDQLVDISKKLTKKDGNVTSQYGIAFDPSFWFLTTWMNGGQLFDDDSNPTKVLLDDPKAIDALQKLGDLINKDKSAPPYELIKDSSQISQLFTTNKLGLIVGNHALIPSFTKVADLKWDVTYLPTIGNNPKVNVAGGAGYTISSKTKHPKEAWEFWSYLTGPDAQKLFTESQLIVPANKKVLNSDTFLKQSYNAQVFIDETKAGRAYPTTPKANDFFTATNQYFQAIWTGQKSAKDSVNEALPQLKKIIESK from the coding sequence ATGAAAAAAACTAAAAAAATATCTGTTATTATTTTATTGGTTATAGTCATAGCTTCTTTAATAGCTGGATGCTCTAATGAGTCTTCTAGTAATAATTCCAGCAGTGACAAACAAGTAACAATTGTATGGTCTTATTGGGGTGACCCTTGGGAGGTAGCTATAGATAAGAAAATCGCAGCTGATTTTGAGGCAACTCATAAAAATATCAAAATTGAACAGCAATATGCTCCTTGGAGCAGTTACTTTCAAAAGCTACAAACACAATGGTCTGGAGGTACATCACCAGACGTAATGTTTTTAAATAATACTGTGTCCTATGCTAAAACTGGTGTGCTGCAAGAGATTACTCCATTAGCAAAGAAATATGGTTATAATCTTGATGATTATTATCCTGAGCAGCTAAAGGAATTCCAATATGATGGAAAACTTTATGGCGTGCCTAGAGATAATGATACCAAAGTTCTCTTTTATAACAAAAAACTGTTTGATGATGCTAAGATACCATATCCTGATAAAAATTTAACCTGGGATCAGTTGGTTGATATATCTAAAAAATTAACTAAAAAAGATGGCAATGTTACCAGTCAATATGGAATTGCTTTTGATCCCAGCTTTTGGTTCTTAACAACATGGATGAATGGAGGACAGCTATTTGACGATGATAGTAATCCAACAAAAGTACTTTTAGATGATCCAAAGGCAATAGATGCACTTCAAAAGCTAGGAGATTTGATTAATAAGGATAAAAGTGCACCGCCATATGAATTGATAAAGGATTCATCACAAATTTCTCAATTGTTTACAACTAATAAATTAGGATTAATTGTTGGCAATCATGCATTAATTCCATCCTTTACTAAGGTTGCTGATTTAAAATGGGATGTAACCTATTTGCCAACTATTGGTAATAATCCAAAGGTAAACGTAGCAGGAGGTGCAGGCTATACCATATCATCTAAAACAAAGCATCCAAAGGAAGCTTGGGAGTTTTGGTCATATTTGACTGGTCCGGATGCTCAGAAATTGTTTACTGAATCGCAGCTGATTGTACCGGCTAATAAGAAAGTTCTTAATTCTGATACCTTTTTAAAACAATCTTATAATGCACAGGTTTTTATTGATGAGACTAAAGCCGGCCGTGCATACCCAACAACTCCAAAGGCTAATGACTTTTTCACAGCTACAAATCAGTATTTTCAAGCTATATGGACTGGACAAAAGAGCGCAAAAGATAGTGTAAACGAGGCATTACCACAATTGAAAAAAATAATAGAGTCAAAATAA
- a CDS encoding LacI family DNA-binding transcriptional regulator, with protein sequence MIVTIKDVARKAGVSAATVSRVINNSKPVNEELRRKVDKVIKDMNYTPNVITRNFLLNQTKLIGVVIPYVSNQFHSIALEGIDEVAAKYGYSIIICNIYQSIEKEYKYFEILKERQVDGVILMHENTEEEIRNFLSERNIPIVLASVTVKGMILPTVRIDEVKAAYDATKYFIKNEHNIVAMICGNGVTAGEYRKLGYIKALKDYGRKIDERYIMQGDFDVKSGYENMKKLLELEKIPTAVFAASDEIAIGAINCIYDFGYKVPEDISLIGFDDIELASVFRPHLTTIRQPIKKIGQGATEMLIKILNNEKIENYDEILDHELIIRQTTK encoded by the coding sequence ATGATAGTAACAATTAAAGATGTAGCAAGAAAGGCTGGAGTGTCGGCTGCTACAGTATCCAGAGTAATAAATAATAGTAAACCTGTTAATGAAGAATTAAGAAGAAAAGTGGATAAAGTAATTAAGGATATGAATTATACTCCCAATGTAATAACAAGGAATTTTTTATTAAATCAGACAAAATTAATAGGTGTAGTTATTCCATATGTTAGTAATCAATTTCATTCTATTGCATTAGAAGGGATTGATGAAGTAGCAGCAAAATATGGATACAGCATTATAATATGCAATATATACCAAAGCATAGAAAAGGAATATAAATACTTTGAAATACTTAAAGAAAGACAAGTAGATGGAGTAATACTTATGCATGAAAATACAGAAGAGGAGATTAGAAATTTCCTTTCTGAAAGAAATATTCCCATAGTTTTAGCTAGTGTAACTGTAAAAGGTATGATACTTCCTACTGTTAGAATTGACGAAGTAAAAGCTGCCTATGATGCAACAAAATATTTTATAAAAAATGAACACAATATAGTAGCTATGATATGTGGTAATGGCGTAACTGCAGGGGAATATAGAAAACTTGGTTACATAAAGGCATTAAAGGATTATGGCAGGAAGATAGATGAAAGATACATAATGCAAGGTGATTTTGATGTAAAAAGTGGATATGAAAACATGAAGAAACTATTAGAGTTAGAAAAAATTCCAACTGCTGTTTTTGCAGCAAGTGATGAAATAGCTATTGGAGCTATCAATTGTATATATGATTTTGGTTATAAAGTTCCTGAGGATATTTCCTTAATAGGCTTTGATGATATAGAGTTAGCATCAGTATTTAGACCACATTTAACTACTATAAGACAACCAATAAAGAAAATTGGACAGGGCGCTACCGAAATGCTAATTAAAATACTGAATAATGAAAAGATAGAAAATTATGATGAGATTTTGGATCATGAATTAATAATAAGACAAACCACAAAATAA
- a CDS encoding serine hydrolase translates to MKKKKLTSILSGAIMVLLMSTVVGFNVRERNFEQKELVLAQKTILSDSSLNNVSKQVDRIESAKQTAKGYIGSKDVGVYCIDLNSGKSFGINENKIYYSASTGKLPGILYTQKKLNEGTISADTQFKYHDYVNDISGAMIRGGTGKLQNNIYDGKSVSVVTLLKYTCSYSDNLASNMLGYYVCDKNNGTFKSYISNIISRNIVKFSKEFSAKETALLMKSVYNQGGQSIKNLQNTNWDKVKIPKYLPVKVAHKIGINGAYNHDVAVVYANNPYVISIMTNGGSDEFIAQLSKKIYGEFITFNSDSSEDEMELKTSLNRN, encoded by the coding sequence ATGAAGAAAAAGAAATTAACATCAATTTTAAGTGGAGCAATTATGGTCCTATTAATGTCCACAGTAGTAGGATTTAATGTCCGTGAAAGAAATTTTGAACAGAAAGAATTAGTGCTTGCTCAAAAAACAATTTTATCTGATTCATCATTAAATAATGTTTCTAAACAAGTAGACAGGATTGAAAGTGCAAAACAAACTGCAAAAGGATATATAGGTTCAAAAGATGTTGGAGTATATTGTATTGATTTGAACAGTGGAAAGAGTTTTGGAATAAATGAAAATAAAATTTATTACTCTGCAAGCACGGGGAAATTGCCAGGGATTTTATACACGCAAAAGAAACTCAATGAAGGGACTATAAGTGCAGATACTCAATTCAAATATCATGATTATGTAAATGATATATCAGGAGCTATGATTAGAGGAGGCACAGGTAAGTTACAAAATAATATATATGATGGTAAATCAGTCAGTGTTGTCACATTATTAAAATATACCTGCAGTTACTCTGATAATTTAGCTTCAAATATGTTAGGATATTATGTTTGTGACAAAAATAATGGCACTTTTAAAAGTTACATAAGTAATATAATATCAAGAAATATAGTTAAATTCTCTAAAGAATTTTCAGCAAAAGAAACAGCATTATTAATGAAATCAGTATATAATCAAGGTGGGCAGTCTATAAAGAACTTGCAAAATACAAATTGGGATAAAGTGAAAATTCCTAAATATTTGCCGGTAAAAGTAGCCCATAAGATTGGTATAAATGGAGCTTATAATCATGATGTTGCAGTTGTTTACGCAAATAATCCCTATGTAATATCAATTATGACTAATGGTGGTAGTGATGAGTTTATTGCTCAGCTATCCAAAAAGATCTATGGCGAATTTATAACTTTTAACTCTGATAGTAGTGAAGATGAAATGGAATTAAAGACATCTCTAAATAGGAATTAG
- a CDS encoding carbohydrate kinase family protein, with product MNKYDVITIGDINPDLVFAGIEKLPGAGEEKQVDNMFLKLGGGAALCAAGLAKLGMNISFNSVVGNDLYGKFLISEMNKLNIDTSHINVLKENSTGITVALTNSKNRTFITYKGSNGKLDFNKINGNYLKQAKHVHLTGYCKETHDSFIKIVKMAKENNLTASLDVGWDDTGEWDSRIFNIISLVDIFLPNETEALHYCRCSKVEDALDKLTYYGNLVVIKLGSSGSIAKVNNKLYRKQAYKVDTVDTTGAGDSFNAGFIYSYLNNYGIEQCLSIANACGALSTTGFGGNTSFPNIEKVMDFIKKNSDKYTSISRN from the coding sequence ATGAATAAATATGATGTAATTACTATAGGTGACATTAATCCAGATTTGGTTTTTGCAGGTATTGAGAAGCTTCCAGGAGCTGGAGAAGAAAAACAAGTGGATAATATGTTCTTGAAATTAGGTGGGGGAGCGGCTTTATGTGCTGCTGGCTTGGCTAAACTAGGTATGAATATTTCCTTTAATAGCGTTGTTGGCAATGATTTATATGGTAAATTTCTCATTTCAGAAATGAACAAGCTTAATATTGATACAAGCCATATTAATGTTTTAAAAGAGAATAGTACTGGAATAACAGTGGCACTGACAAATTCAAAAAACCGAACTTTTATAACCTATAAAGGCTCAAATGGAAAATTAGATTTCAACAAGATAAATGGCAATTATCTAAAACAAGCTAAACATGTTCACTTAACAGGTTATTGCAAAGAAACACATGATAGCTTTATAAAAATTGTTAAAATGGCAAAAGAGAACAATTTAACTGCTTCATTAGATGTAGGATGGGATGATACTGGTGAATGGGATTCTCGTATATTTAATATTATATCATTAGTAGATATATTTTTACCTAATGAAACGGAAGCACTTCATTATTGTCGATGTAGTAAGGTGGAGGATGCTCTTGACAAACTTACCTATTATGGAAATTTAGTTGTAATAAAATTAGGCAGTAGTGGATCAATAGCAAAGGTTAATAACAAACTTTATAGAAAACAAGCCTATAAAGTTGATACAGTGGATACAACTGGAGCTGGTGATTCCTTTAACGCTGGTTTTATTTACAGTTATTTAAATAATTATGGTATAGAACAATGTTTAAGTATTGCAAATGCATGTGGGGCACTCTCCACCACAGGATTTGGTGGGAATACAAGTTTTCCTAATATTGAAAAAGTTATGGATTTTATTAAGAAAAATTCAGATAAATATACTTCAATATCAAGAAATTAA
- a CDS encoding amidohydrolase family protein translates to MKIFDTHVHYPVSFFQSENINIKTAEKNLYNLIETFNRINIVKACLIGGPGIINDLTADAIKKYSNLFIGLAFLDLDESKPDHIKKFKQLGFRGLKLICPKKNYDDEAYFPLYDEAEKQGMVCLFHTGILGGIEDYLKEESGTSPALINDVKKFESILKKTGTSSAKMQPITLDTIGTLFPELKIIGAHVGYGMYDVAAAVARWRRNVSFDISGGDVVRRHIIEGNYIKKEINVKRLLFGSDSKTERVENEILDWIREFDKIGLTEEEKNNIFYNNAAKIFEE, encoded by the coding sequence ATGAAAATATTTGATACGCATGTGCATTATCCAGTTAGTTTTTTTCAAAGTGAAAATATTAATATAAAAACTGCTGAAAAAAATCTTTATAATTTAATTGAAACTTTTAACAGAATTAATATTGTTAAAGCATGTCTCATAGGGGGACCTGGAATAATTAATGATCTTACAGCAGATGCAATAAAAAAATATTCTAATCTATTTATTGGATTGGCTTTTTTAGATCTGGATGAAAGCAAACCAGATCACATTAAAAAATTCAAACAGCTTGGCTTTAGAGGTCTGAAACTTATTTGTCCTAAGAAGAATTATGATGATGAAGCTTACTTTCCACTATATGATGAAGCAGAAAAGCAAGGCATGGTTTGTTTATTTCATACGGGGATACTGGGAGGCATTGAAGATTATCTTAAAGAAGAAAGTGGAACAAGTCCTGCCCTTATTAATGATGTAAAAAAATTTGAAAGTATATTAAAAAAAACAGGAACCTCATCTGCTAAAATGCAGCCTATCACTTTAGATACTATTGGAACTTTATTCCCTGAATTAAAGATTATAGGTGCACATGTAGGCTATGGTATGTATGATGTAGCAGCCGCGGTGGCAAGATGGAGAAGAAATGTAAGTTTTGATATATCAGGTGGAGATGTTGTTAGAAGACATATCATTGAGGGTAATTATATAAAAAAAGAAATTAACGTAAAAAGATTATTATTTGGTTCAGATTCCAAAACGGAAAGAGTAGAGAATGAAATATTAGACTGGATTCGTGAATTTGATAAAATTGGTCTTACAGAAGAGGAAAAAAATAATATTTTTTATAATAATGCCGCTAAAATTTTTGAGGAATAA
- a CDS encoding ABC transporter ATP-binding protein, with amino-acid sequence MSIVFDNICKKFQLNELEKYMTVLDHVSFNVEENEFICLLGPSGCGKSTLLKMLAGLESIDEGVINVDGNEVKGPNPERGMVFQDYALFHWLTVEKNIAFGLELKGVPKEVRKQKVDECIELVGLKGFENAYPHQLSGGMKQRVAIARVLAMKPKMMLMDEPFSALDAFTRMNMQDELMSLWQKQRFTCIFVTHDIEEAVYMADKIVVMNSRPGKVKTVVPVPLARPRKRTDYDFIKIRNHVFEQYGYQQSEDIDYSI; translated from the coding sequence ATGAGTATAGTTTTTGATAATATCTGTAAGAAATTTCAACTAAATGAATTGGAAAAATATATGACCGTATTAGATCACGTATCATTTAATGTAGAAGAGAATGAATTCATTTGTCTTTTAGGACCTTCAGGTTGTGGTAAGTCTACACTTCTTAAGATGTTAGCAGGTCTTGAAAGTATTGATGAAGGAGTGATTAATGTAGATGGAAATGAGGTAAAAGGACCTAATCCAGAGCGTGGTATGGTTTTTCAGGATTATGCATTATTTCATTGGTTGACTGTAGAGAAGAATATTGCTTTTGGACTAGAGTTAAAGGGAGTTCCAAAGGAAGTACGTAAACAAAAAGTAGATGAATGTATTGAACTTGTTGGACTTAAGGGATTTGAAAATGCATATCCTCATCAATTATCGGGAGGTATGAAACAAAGGGTGGCTATTGCAAGAGTATTGGCTATGAAACCTAAAATGATGCTTATGGACGAGCCTTTTAGTGCGCTAGATGCCTTTACTAGAATGAATATGCAGGATGAACTTATGAGTCTATGGCAAAAGCAGCGTTTTACCTGTATATTTGTTACTCATGATATAGAAGAAGCAGTATACATGGCAGATAAAATAGTAGTAATGAATTCTCGTCCAGGAAAAGTTAAAACAGTAGTTCCAGTACCTTTGGCTAGACCGCGCAAAAGAACTGATTATGATTTTATTAAAATTAGAAATCATGTATTTGAACAATATGGATATCAACAATCTGAAGATATAGATTATAGCATCTGA
- a CDS encoding carbohydrate ABC transporter permease, producing the protein MVESKKSKFISDGTTYVLLIIGGIIMLVPFIWMILTSFKTLEETFSLNVTLLPKHFILDNYKQVWSLLPFGRFFINSFVVSFCVTIGQIILCSLSAYAFARLEFPGRDKLFLLYLAALMIPSQVMLVPSFIIVKYLHLTDNLAGVIIPQLFSVFGTFLLRQFFLSIPKEIEEAARIDGCGFFGTYLRIILPMSKSALTILGLFAFMSSWNSFLWPLIVLNKESNYTVPIGLVTFQGQFTTNWPIMMAAACQSMIPVIIVYIFAQKYLIEGISLTGFGGR; encoded by the coding sequence ATGGTAGAAAGTAAGAAATCAAAATTTATTTCAGATGGAACTACATATGTACTATTAATTATTGGTGGAATAATTATGCTAGTACCATTTATTTGGATGATATTAACCTCCTTTAAAACGCTTGAAGAGACCTTCTCTTTGAATGTAACCTTACTGCCAAAACATTTTATTTTAGATAATTATAAGCAGGTGTGGAGTCTCCTTCCCTTTGGAAGATTTTTTATCAATAGTTTCGTTGTATCCTTTTGTGTAACTATTGGACAGATAATATTATGTTCTTTATCTGCATATGCTTTTGCAAGACTGGAATTTCCAGGAAGGGATAAGCTCTTCTTGCTATATCTTGCAGCGTTAATGATTCCCTCTCAGGTTATGCTTGTGCCTAGCTTTATTATCGTTAAATATTTGCACTTAACAGATAATTTAGCAGGAGTTATTATACCTCAGCTTTTTAGTGTTTTTGGAACTTTTCTTTTAAGGCAGTTTTTCTTATCTATTCCAAAGGAAATAGAAGAAGCAGCGAGAATTGATGGCTGTGGTTTTTTTGGTACATATCTAAGAATAATATTACCTATGTCAAAATCAGCATTAACTATTCTTGGATTATTTGCATTCATGTCTTCCTGGAATAGCTTTTTATGGCCATTAATAGTATTAAACAAAGAAAGTAATTATACAGTACCAATTGGACTTGTAACATTTCAGGGTCAGTTTACTACAAATTGGCCTATAATGATGGCAGCTGCCTGCCAATCCATGATTCCAGTAATAATAGTATATATTTTTGCACAAAAATATCTAATTGAAGGCATTTCGCTAACTGGGTTTGGAGGAAGATAG
- a CDS encoding LytTR family DNA-binding domain-containing protein yields MKVEVILDADSKEPRIVVYTDEITNEIQQIVDNLSNKQINKLVGLKEQKIFLLNPDEIYCFYSENQKIFAKTDKDVLCVKQKLYELEEKFKGTSFVRVSNSCIVNISKINNLELSYSGTIQINFKNNDKEFVSRRYVSKIKKYLGI; encoded by the coding sequence ATGAAAGTGGAAGTGATTTTAGATGCTGATTCCAAAGAACCTCGTATAGTTGTTTATACAGACGAAATAACTAATGAAATACAGCAAATTGTAGACAACCTTTCAAATAAGCAAATAAATAAATTAGTTGGACTTAAAGAGCAGAAAATATTTTTACTAAATCCTGACGAAATTTATTGCTTTTATAGCGAAAATCAAAAGATATTTGCTAAAACAGATAAAGATGTACTGTGTGTTAAGCAAAAACTTTATGAACTTGAAGAGAAATTTAAAGGTACGTCCTTTGTTAGAGTATCAAACTCCTGTATTGTGAATATATCTAAAATTAACAATCTAGAACTCTCCTATTCTGGAACAATACAAATTAATTTCAAAAATAATGATAAAGAGTTTGTATCAAGAAGGTATGTATCAAAAATAAAAAAATATTTAGGAATATGA